One Halobaculum sp. CBA1158 DNA segment encodes these proteins:
- the cobJ gene encoding precorrin-3B C(17)-methyltransferase, with protein MSDDTTCGGSTDEANSMETTGAETGTSACGATTDGGTATDTGGSGDAAPGSACGASSGSSDASGSSSCGGSSSATDEKVEATVDDFEADPGRLVAVGLGPGHADGMTARAKSSLADAEHIVGYTTYIDLIPDEITEQADELYDTPMCGEVSRTEEAIDRALAGHDVAIVGSGDPNVYALAGLALEILESKGATASMVDFEVVPGVPAAQSCGARLGAPLVNDSVSVSLSDHLTPMDEIESRLHAVAGEGFTISIYNPWSRKRRENWETACEILREHRADDTPVGIVHGAGREDEEIEITTLGELESYGETDLVDMTTTVVVGNEETYVWDDRMVTPRGYETKYDY; from the coding sequence ATGAGCGACGACACCACCTGCGGCGGTTCGACCGACGAGGCGAACAGCATGGAGACCACCGGGGCCGAGACGGGGACGAGCGCCTGCGGCGCGACGACCGACGGCGGGACGGCGACCGACACCGGCGGGTCGGGCGACGCGGCCCCCGGGTCGGCCTGCGGCGCGTCGTCGGGGTCCTCGGACGCCTCGGGGTCGTCCTCCTGCGGCGGCTCCTCGTCGGCGACCGACGAGAAGGTCGAGGCCACCGTCGACGACTTCGAGGCCGACCCCGGACGGCTCGTCGCCGTCGGGCTCGGTCCCGGCCACGCCGACGGGATGACCGCGCGGGCGAAGTCCTCGCTGGCGGACGCCGAGCACATCGTCGGCTACACGACATACATCGACCTCATCCCCGACGAGATCACCGAGCAGGCCGACGAGCTGTACGACACGCCGATGTGTGGGGAGGTCTCCCGGACGGAGGAGGCGATCGACCGGGCGCTGGCCGGCCACGACGTGGCGATCGTCGGCTCGGGCGACCCGAACGTGTACGCGCTCGCCGGGCTCGCACTCGAGATCCTGGAGTCGAAGGGCGCGACCGCCTCGATGGTCGACTTCGAGGTCGTCCCCGGCGTGCCGGCGGCCCAGTCGTGCGGCGCGCGGCTGGGCGCGCCCCTCGTCAACGACTCGGTGTCGGTCTCGCTGTCGGACCACCTCACACCGATGGACGAGATCGAGTCCCGCCTCCACGCCGTCGCCGGCGAGGGGTTCACGATCTCCATCTACAACCCCTGGAGCCGCAAGCGCCGCGAGAACTGGGAGACGGCCTGCGAGATCCTCCGCGAGCACCGGGCCGACGACACCCCCGTCGGCATCGTCCACGGCGCGGGCCGCGAGGACGAGGAGATTGAGATCACGACGCTGGGCGAACTGGAGTCGTACGGCGAGACGGACCTCGTGGACATGACGACGACGGTCGTCGTCGGCAACGAGGAGACGTACGTGTGGGACGACCGGATGGTCACCCCGCGCGGCTACGAGACCAAGTACGACTACTGA
- a CDS encoding ferredoxin, which produces MTEPTSYTVTVDRDACDGVFACLVRDPRFVEDDDGLAGIDAADAEAVERTDASVAATFADDRIDDARQAAAACPLDAITVEAVEAAEAGAEP; this is translated from the coding sequence ATGACCGAGCCAACCAGCTACACGGTGACGGTCGACCGCGACGCCTGCGACGGCGTGTTCGCGTGTCTCGTCCGCGACCCCCGGTTCGTCGAGGACGACGACGGCCTCGCGGGGATCGACGCCGCCGACGCCGAGGCGGTCGAGCGGACGGACGCGAGCGTGGCCGCCACGTTCGCCGACGACCGGATCGACGACGCGCGGCAGGCGGCCGCGGCGTGCCCGCTGGACGCGATCACCGTCGAGGCCGTCGAGGCCGCCGAGGCGGGGGCCGAGCCGTGA
- a CDS encoding cobalamin biosynthesis protein: MSDAADPAADGESVEAVDDAPLPDAPEDLLAATPEAAYLWGRVAADGSIAGDEVSVRVGDAEAAERVAALFGERDVDRAREVTEREYAHNTDVTRTSDEFVVAAQTPAARRAAAAFGLPADGDESGGYRFSALDDHRRQLLRGLVEGCGTVCYKSDANAVGISVVHDDEALLATVRAHLDAAPVDASYGDLNESSSGGYWFGVADDAGPALGEWLYEGSTESGLFAPQRRRKTRRSIERVRGDGTDADGGEP; this comes from the coding sequence GTGAGCGACGCGGCCGACCCCGCCGCCGACGGCGAGTCCGTCGAGGCGGTCGACGACGCACCCCTCCCGGACGCCCCCGAGGACCTCCTCGCGGCGACGCCGGAGGCCGCGTACCTGTGGGGCCGCGTCGCCGCCGACGGCTCGATCGCGGGCGACGAGGTGAGCGTCCGCGTCGGCGACGCCGAGGCCGCCGAGCGCGTCGCCGCCCTGTTCGGCGAGCGCGACGTGGACCGCGCCCGCGAGGTGACCGAGCGGGAGTACGCCCACAACACCGACGTGACCCGCACGAGCGACGAGTTCGTCGTCGCGGCGCAGACGCCCGCGGCCCGGCGTGCGGCCGCGGCGTTCGGCCTCCCCGCAGACGGCGACGAGTCCGGCGGCTACCGGTTCTCGGCGCTCGACGACCACCGCCGACAGCTCCTCCGCGGGCTCGTCGAGGGCTGTGGCACCGTCTGCTACAAGTCGGACGCGAACGCGGTGGGGATCTCGGTCGTCCACGACGACGAGGCGCTGCTCGCGACCGTCCGCGCCCACCTCGACGCCGCCCCGGTCGACGCGTCGTACGGCGACCTGAACGAGTCCTCCTCGGGCGGCTACTGGTTCGGCGTCGCCGACGACGCCGGCCCCGCGCTCGGGGAGTGGCTGTACGAGGGAAGTACGGAATCGGGGCTGTTCGCCCCGCAGCGCAGGCGCAAGACCCGACGGAGCATCGAGCGCGTCCGCGGGGACGGAACCGACGCCGACGGAGGGGAGCCGTGA
- a CDS encoding CbiX/SirB N-terminal domain-containing protein has protein sequence MSSETAPTPSSLSDEAVLLVGHGSRREKSNEQVRELAADLESRLGIPVDAAFLELASPAIDEAIAGLANAVSRVSVVHLSLFAASHVKNDVPLAVKRARGEHPDLEIANGSHLGVHPALIDLLDDRAAAVERELGVDRADDEVAVVLCARGSSDPDANADVHKLARLLYEGRAFDDVRATFIGVTEPTLDDTLHAVARERPDAVVVLPYMLGDGVLTGRIKEGAAEFDDEYPYVAAAPGEPLGTDPRLLDVLSDRWQEARTGSVEMSCDTCKYKVELDGYEADEGGARAMLRALNHSAAHADREDVDDDPHAHDAPANHVAVCTNQTCAAAGSPAVLERLRQAVRDSDACDARVTRTSCLDQCGDGPMVAVYPDGVWYGGVGEDDADRIVSSHLDRERIVSDLVHDTLQ, from the coding sequence GTGAGCAGCGAGACCGCTCCCACGCCCTCGTCGCTGTCGGACGAGGCGGTGCTGCTCGTCGGCCACGGCTCCCGTCGCGAGAAGTCGAACGAGCAGGTCCGGGAGCTCGCCGCGGATCTGGAGTCCCGACTCGGCATCCCGGTCGACGCGGCGTTCCTCGAACTCGCGTCGCCGGCCATCGACGAGGCGATCGCGGGGCTCGCGAACGCGGTTTCTCGCGTCTCGGTCGTCCACCTCTCCCTGTTCGCCGCGAGCCACGTGAAGAACGACGTGCCGCTCGCGGTGAAGCGCGCGCGCGGCGAGCACCCGGATCTGGAGATCGCGAACGGCTCGCATCTGGGCGTCCACCCGGCGCTGATCGACCTGCTCGACGACCGCGCGGCGGCCGTCGAGCGCGAGCTCGGCGTCGATCGCGCGGACGACGAGGTGGCAGTCGTGCTGTGTGCACGGGGCTCCTCGGACCCCGACGCCAACGCGGACGTGCACAAGCTCGCCCGCCTGCTGTACGAGGGCCGGGCGTTCGACGACGTGCGCGCCACCTTCATCGGCGTGACCGAGCCGACGCTGGACGACACGCTCCACGCCGTCGCCCGCGAGCGACCGGACGCCGTGGTCGTCCTCCCGTACATGCTCGGCGACGGCGTCCTCACCGGTCGGATCAAGGAGGGTGCCGCGGAGTTCGACGACGAGTACCCGTACGTCGCCGCCGCGCCGGGCGAGCCGCTGGGCACGGACCCGCGGCTGCTCGACGTGCTCTCGGACCGCTGGCAGGAGGCCCGCACCGGGAGCGTCGAGATGTCCTGTGACACCTGCAAGTACAAGGTGGAACTCGACGGCTACGAGGCCGACGAGGGGGGCGCGCGGGCGATGCTGCGCGCGCTGAATCACAGCGCGGCCCACGCCGACCGCGAGGACGTGGACGACGATCCCCACGCCCACGACGCCCCCGCCAACCACGTCGCCGTCTGCACGAACCAGACGTGCGCCGCGGCCGGGTCGCCCGCGGTGCTGGAGCGCCTCCGGCAGGCCGTCCGCGACTCCGACGCCTGCGACGCCCGGGTCACCCGGACCTCCTGTCTCGACCAGTGCGGCGACGGCCCGATGGTGGCCGTCTACCCCGACGGCGTCTGGTACGGCGGCGTCGGGGAGGACGACGCCGACCGCATCGTCTCCTCGCATCTCGACCGCGAGCGCATCGTCTCCGACCTCGTCCACGACACCCTACAGTAA
- a CDS encoding DUF3209 family protein yields MSCLELEALRLGLMTVLGTDDRAAREHAEKELEGELEGPIEGLASAESLDELRRHLDAALVDLEEEVATLDDADPEADYVRGRLVAVRDAERSLARLADHGEGLLDGLGETHHDLHDAFPVE; encoded by the coding sequence ATGAGCTGTCTCGAACTCGAAGCGCTGCGACTCGGCCTGATGACCGTCCTCGGCACCGACGACCGCGCCGCCCGCGAGCACGCCGAGAAGGAACTGGAGGGCGAGCTCGAGGGGCCGATCGAGGGGCTCGCGAGCGCCGAATCGCTCGACGAACTCCGCCGGCACCTCGACGCCGCGCTCGTCGACCTCGAGGAGGAGGTGGCGACGCTCGACGACGCCGACCCCGAGGCCGACTACGTCCGCGGCCGCCTCGTCGCCGTCCGCGACGCCGAGCGAAGTCTCGCGCGCCTGGCCGACCACGGCGAGGGGCTGCTCGACGGGCTCGGCGAAACGCACCACGACCTGCACGATGCCTTCCCCGTCGAGTAG
- a CDS encoding PQQ-like beta-propeller repeat protein: protein MPSPSSSEAAAADGLSGHARRSLDAVDPCGSRQRGRRSAVALLPELVVVGTAGGDLRAFERDGDGGLGSERWRVAGEEPVVALAPFDGGVLAGTRGERGLLRLVDADGTERWRVEAAADVGSPAKETRFWYPFVAALATDGDRAYAAARRYERRSGGDDGDGETDSARRFESVVYAVEPDGTVAWRSPARASPIALATDGDRLAVAYNRCPEPAAHDAGLVVLDAAAGDERLRWDPRVGVGSDAATPAGRDADSGTADRGRAVGDVALTPDGYAVASHADRRGYLLDRDGGVTATLELGATATCDPADGGEPERAYAYPNHVVAGDGVVAFVLGNTFPVEGRETDARHPAEHTAVGVDPDGTERWRAPVGGFAHHVASDGDALAVPTAQHFRERDPSVHGVRLIDLADGRAQRRRTEGVAAAVALGGEAVAAVEEPVAYHDGDADGHGAYRLHGWGR from the coding sequence ATGCCTTCCCCGTCGAGTAGCGAGGCGGCCGCCGCCGACGGGCTCTCGGGCCACGCGAGGCGGTCGCTCGACGCGGTCGACCCCTGCGGGTCGCGCCAGCGCGGCCGCCGTTCTGCCGTCGCGCTCCTCCCCGAACTGGTCGTCGTCGGCACCGCCGGCGGCGACCTCCGGGCGTTCGAGCGCGACGGCGACGGCGGTCTCGGCTCGGAGCGCTGGCGCGTCGCCGGCGAGGAGCCGGTCGTCGCGCTCGCGCCGTTCGACGGCGGCGTCCTCGCGGGCACCCGCGGCGAGCGCGGCCTGCTCCGCCTCGTCGACGCCGACGGCACGGAGCGCTGGCGGGTCGAGGCGGCGGCCGACGTGGGGTCGCCGGCCAAGGAGACCCGCTTCTGGTACCCGTTCGTCGCGGCGCTGGCGACGGACGGCGACCGGGCGTATGCGGCCGCCCGGCGGTACGAACGCCGTTCGGGCGGCGACGACGGCGACGGGGAGACCGACTCCGCCCGTCGCTTCGAGAGCGTCGTGTACGCCGTCGAACCGGACGGGACGGTCGCGTGGCGCTCCCCCGCCCGCGCCTCGCCGATCGCGCTGGCGACGGACGGCGACCGACTCGCGGTCGCGTACAACCGCTGTCCCGAGCCGGCGGCCCACGACGCCGGCCTCGTCGTGCTCGACGCCGCCGCCGGCGACGAGCGGCTCCGGTGGGACCCGCGGGTCGGGGTCGGCTCCGACGCCGCGACTCCCGCGGGTCGGGACGCGGACTCCGGCACCGCCGACCGGGGCCGCGCGGTCGGCGACGTCGCGCTCACCCCCGACGGCTACGCGGTCGCGAGCCACGCCGACCGCCGCGGGTACCTCCTCGACCGCGACGGCGGGGTGACCGCGACGCTCGAGCTGGGTGCGACGGCGACGTGCGACCCGGCCGACGGTGGCGAGCCCGAGCGGGCGTACGCCTACCCGAACCACGTCGTCGCCGGCGACGGCGTCGTCGCGTTCGTCCTCGGGAACACCTTCCCGGTCGAGGGGCGCGAGACCGACGCTCGCCACCCCGCCGAACACACCGCCGTCGGGGTCGACCCCGACGGAACGGAGCGCTGGCGGGCTCCAGTCGGGGGATTCGCGCACCACGTCGCGAGCGACGGGGACGCGCTCGCGGTCCCGACGGCGCAGCACTTCCGCGAGCGCGACCCGTCCGTCCACGGCGTCCGACTGATCGACCTCGCGGACGGAAGGGCACAGCGCCGGCGGACCGAGGGCGTCGCCGCCGCCGTCGCGCTCGGGGGCGAGGCGGTCGCGGCCGTCGAGGAGCCGGTCGCGTACCACGACGGCGACGCCGACGGCCACGGGGCGTATCGCCTGCACGGCTGGGGGCGGTAG
- a CDS encoding ATP-binding protein, with the protein MFDEGRASGPPTPDAAFGDVVGQAELKRALVAVGAHDGLSGLLVRGEKGTGKSTLARALAGALPERRVVADCPFGCPPGERARQCPDCRRRASVPVERRPAPFVTLPLGATREAVVGSLSVADALDGEASFEPGLLARANRGVLYVDEVNLLDDHLVDVLLDAAAAGVNAVERDGVSRSHPADFTLIGTMNPEEGDLRPQLRDRFDLAVEVTGLADTDDRVAVVDRALEGEAVAAGENSSADPAPASGTDAALGDPAAAVAEARDLLPSVTLPEAFVRDVVETCRDAGVDGHRGDIAAARCARTLAALAGRTRVAEGDVRTALSWALPHRLRSDPFEDPPDAEELIDDRLGDEDGPDGEPENRDGGDASGDAGDAPPDDPGDAGDSTGSGGDDGTAGEDAPGGADPDGAGRSDGSDDGAGSGPDSADSSEPADPPPGASAGDAATPPDPVDGGDGPSGGPGSAADATADGGEGSDGSDGDGGTDADADGSGDDAEAATPIVPGAARAGVGEAAAPEVEAPETDPAGGSGGGRGDAAASADGRGARVRTERADPEAGDPVDAGASVRAAARRGSDRVESRDLRRSVRAGDAETLVCFVVDASASMRGPMRAAKGVAVELLRDSYEHRDAVALVAVAGDSPDVLLPPTDDVGRAARHLKDLPTGDRTPLSAGLETAAEVCRRADPDAALAVVVTDGGANAAERPTAAVRDAAGPLRAAVDRTLVVDAGEADGVVPALLETADAERVPLAALSAERVDRAADEARRD; encoded by the coding sequence GTGTTTGATGAAGGCCGTGCGAGCGGTCCGCCGACGCCCGACGCCGCCTTCGGCGACGTGGTCGGGCAGGCGGAGCTGAAGCGGGCGCTGGTCGCCGTCGGCGCGCACGACGGCCTCTCGGGGCTGCTGGTGCGCGGCGAGAAGGGGACCGGGAAGTCGACGCTGGCGCGCGCGCTGGCGGGGGCGCTCCCAGAGCGACGCGTCGTGGCCGACTGCCCGTTCGGCTGTCCGCCGGGCGAGCGCGCCCGGCAGTGTCCCGACTGCCGGCGACGTGCGAGCGTGCCCGTCGAGAGGCGACCCGCGCCGTTCGTCACGCTCCCGCTGGGGGCGACCCGCGAGGCGGTCGTCGGCTCGCTGTCGGTCGCGGACGCGCTCGACGGGGAGGCGTCGTTCGAGCCGGGGCTGCTCGCGCGGGCCAACCGCGGCGTCCTCTACGTCGACGAGGTGAACCTCCTCGACGACCACCTCGTCGACGTGCTGCTGGACGCCGCCGCCGCCGGCGTCAACGCCGTCGAGCGCGACGGCGTCTCCCGGAGCCACCCCGCCGATTTCACCCTGATCGGGACGATGAACCCCGAGGAGGGCGACCTCCGGCCGCAGCTTCGCGACCGGTTCGACCTCGCGGTCGAGGTGACCGGGCTCGCGGACACCGACGACCGCGTCGCCGTCGTGGACCGCGCGCTCGAGGGCGAGGCGGTCGCGGCCGGCGAAAATTCCTCCGCGGACCCCGCCCCGGCCAGCGGAACCGACGCCGCGCTCGGCGACCCCGCCGCGGCCGTCGCCGAGGCCCGCGACCTGCTTCCGTCGGTGACGCTGCCGGAGGCGTTCGTCCGCGACGTCGTCGAGACCTGCCGCGACGCCGGCGTCGACGGCCACCGCGGCGACATCGCGGCCGCGCGGTGCGCCCGGACGCTCGCGGCGCTTGCGGGGCGCACCCGCGTCGCCGAGGGCGACGTGCGGACGGCGCTGTCGTGGGCGCTCCCGCACCGCCTGCGGAGCGATCCCTTCGAGGACCCGCCGGACGCCGAGGAGCTGATCGACGACCGCCTCGGCGACGAGGACGGGCCCGACGGCGAGCCCGAGAACCGGGACGGGGGCGACGCGTCCGGCGACGCCGGCGACGCTCCCCCGGACGATCCGGGTGACGCCGGCGACTCGACCGGGTCCGGCGGGGACGACGGGACCGCCGGCGAGGACGCGCCCGGCGGTGCCGACCCCGACGGGGCCGGCCGGAGCGACGGGTCCGACGACGGCGCTGGATCCGGGCCCGATTCCGCCGACTCCTCGGAGCCAGCTGACCCCCCGCCCGGCGCGTCCGCGGGCGACGCGGCGACCCCGCCGGATCCCGTGGACGGGGGCGACGGACCGTCCGGCGGTCCCGGCTCGGCGGCCGACGCGACGGCGGACGGGGGCGAGGGGTCGGACGGGTCGGACGGCGATGGCGGGACCGATGCCGACGCCGACGGCTCCGGCGACGACGCGGAGGCGGCGACGCCGATCGTCCCCGGGGCGGCCCGGGCGGGCGTCGGCGAGGCGGCCGCGCCGGAGGTCGAGGCCCCCGAGACGGACCCCGCGGGCGGCTCCGGCGGCGGTCGCGGCGACGCCGCCGCGAGCGCGGACGGCCGCGGCGCGCGGGTGCGCACCGAGCGCGCGGACCCCGAGGCCGGCGACCCCGTCGACGCCGGCGCGTCCGTTCGGGCGGCCGCGCGTCGGGGGAGCGACCGCGTCGAGTCGCGCGACCTCCGGCGGTCGGTCCGCGCGGGCGACGCCGAGACGCTGGTGTGTTTCGTCGTCGACGCCTCCGCGTCGATGCGGGGGCCGATGCGCGCGGCGAAGGGCGTCGCCGTCGAGCTGTTGCGCGACTCCTACGAGCACCGCGACGCCGTCGCGCTCGTCGCCGTCGCCGGCGACAGCCCCGACGTGCTGCTCCCGCCGACGGACGACGTGGGCCGGGCGGCCCGACACCTCAAGGACCTCCCGACGGGCGACCGGACGCCGCTGTCGGCGGGGCTGGAGACGGCCGCCGAGGTGTGTCGCCGGGCGGACCCCGACGCCGCGCTGGCGGTCGTCGTCACCGACGGCGGCGCGAACGCGGCCGAGCGCCCCACCGCGGCGGTCCGGGACGCCGCCGGACCCCTCCGGGCGGCCGTCGACCGGACGCTCGTCGTCGACGCCGGCGAGGCCGACGGCGTCGTCCCGGCGCTGCTCGAGACGGCCGACGCCGAGCGCGTCCCGCTCGCGGCCCTCTCGGCCGAGCGCGTCGACCGCGCGGCCGACGAGGCGCGTCGGGACTGA